The nucleotide sequence AACGGCTGCGCAGGCACCAGAGTCGCCTCGGGTGACGTTTGAAGCATCAAAACAGCGTCTGGGGCTCCGTTTCCCAGTCCGAGATCATGCCATGCGACGCATCCCTTTACTCTTCCTGACTCTAGGCCTGCTGCTACCCGTGCAGGCCACGACCACACGTGATCTCGCAGATCAGGCACGGCGATATGCCCCGGCGGAGAGCCTTTTCGCAGGGAAACTCGTCCGTGCGGCTCTGGATCGCACGCATCAGAGTGTGCGCTACGACCCTGCGTATCTGAAACTGGCCTATCCAGGTGGTGATGTGCCTGCGGACACTGGAGTCTGCACCGATGAAGTCATCCGCAGCTACCGCGCAATCGGCTTTGATCTGCAAAAGCTCGTCCACGAGGACATGCGGCGGGATTTTCGTGCCTATCCACGCAACTGGGGTCTCACGCGGCCAGATTCAAACATCGACCACCGTCGCGTGCCGAATTTGCAGACCTTTTTCAAGCGCCGTGGCGCTGCGCTCCCCATCACGCAAAAGGCTGCGGATTATCTACCGGGCGATCTCATCACCTGCACCGTCGCGGGCAAGCTGCCACACATCGCGCTCGTCGTCCCGGCGCCAGATGGCGGTGAGCGGCCCTGGATCGTTCACAACATCGGCAGTGGACCGCAGATCGAAGACCGGCTCTTCGAGTTCCCGCTCACGGGGCATTATCGTTGGCATCCGAAGTGATGCGACTGCCTCAGTCCTCACTCAGGAGGCACTTCGCACGTTCTTCTGGCGTCATGGCACGCCATTCACCCGGTTTGAGCTCCTGTGGCAGCGTCAGGGCACCGACGCTGAGTCGATGCAGTGTGGCGACACGGCAGCCGACACGGTGAAACATGCGCTTTACCTGATGATAGCGTCCCTCATGCAGTGTCACACGGGCAGAGCACTCACCCGTGATCTCCAACTGCGCAGGCAGCGTGGTGATGTCCTCCGTATGGAAGTAAAAGCCGCGTGCAAAGGCCTCCACAGCATCCGCTGGCACCGGCTCATGCGTTTCGACGAGATACACCTTCGGCACTTTGTGCTCTGCGGTCATCAGTCGCTTTGACCAGCGGCCATCATTGGTCAGCAAGAGCAGGCCAGAGGTGGAGCGATCCAGCCGCCCGGCTAGGTGCAGCGTGTGCTTTTCCTCCATCTGCATCAAATCCAGCACGGTGGGGAGCTGTGCATCCTTTGTGGCACTGAGATAGCCCACGGGCTTGTGCATGATGAGGTAATGCCCGCACTCTGCGGCCTGCACCACTTCCTCATCGAGCTCCACCTGGGTGAATCGATCCGCCTCCACATGGCCATCCGTCTCGATGACGCCTGCGACACGCACCCGCCGTGCCGCGATCACTCGCAGCGCAGCTTTGCGCCCCATCCCTCGGTGTTTAGCGATCAAGCGGTCGAGCTTCATGTGGAAGATGGTGTCTGCATGTCTGTGCGTGGATCAGCGGAGGAGTCGGCTGAGGATGACAACCAGGATGACTCCACAGAGCCATAGCATCCGGCTTTGACGCTCGTAAAACAGCCAAATCTGCGGTTTCCAAGAATGATTATGCCGTCCGATGAGCGAGCATGCGCGGGTGGCGTAGTCTCGTCCGAGGCGGCTATCTTCATTGGAGTCCATGAATAAGCTTAGAGCAGTCTGAGCGCCCTGATGAAAGGGTTTGGGCGGCTTTCCTGGCTGGTAGTCGAGCAGGGACCGTACGAGTCCGAGCACACGCTTTGAAAAGGCGGATAGCTCTGGCTCATGCACCACGTCCAGATGCTTTTGAGCGCTGTCTGCGCTGTGGGCGAGTGCATCCTCCAGCGCCGCGTAGAGGTGGAATCGCATGGTGGTATCGTCATGACGTGGCAAATCGAGCCCGCGTGCGAGCACGGCAGCGGCTTCATCACGGCGACCTAGGCTCTGAAGGGACATGAGCAGGTTATTGAGCATGTAGGGCTCCAGGTGAGAGCGCTCACGCCAGTCCTGGAGCCAATCGACGGCCTGCCGATGGCGCTTTAAGGTATGAAGGGCATATCCGATGGTGCCCCACATCTCATTGTTGCTTTGCAGCGCCTCACGGCGCTCGCGGATGAGCTGGTCGATGCGACGAGCCTCCCACCAGCATGCGAGGAGGCCAAAGGACGCCTTCTCCTGCTCCTCCCAGCGTTCGACGGTTTTATTGACATAGCGAATGATGACCTGCTCACTGCCCTCATCACCCAACGGAACGTGACAGAGCACATTCCAGCGCGGCACCTGCCCGAGCAGATGGGTGAGTGCGACATAAAAGGCCGCTGCATGCGTGTTTCGGGCTTTCCCATCGCGAATGGTCTTCGCGAGCTCGTTTCTCATGATGGGGAGCTCTGGCCGGGTCTTTTTGAGCTTCACTTCATCAAGAACACGATTGAAGGAGAAATCGAAGGCATCCTCCTGCTCGGTCATTTTGAGCAGCGCTGCACGCGACTCGGCGGACTGGCCCTGCCGCCAGTGCCAGAGGAAGAGCCGTGAGTGATACTCGATCTCTGCATAGTGCGGACGTGAGTCATCCAGGAGCTTTCGGGCCGTGGCGAAGTCTTTTTTGCCACAGTGATGATCAAAGAGCTTCCGCAGTGCAAAACCGTAATCAGGCGCGATGGCCAATGCTCGCTCAAAAGCCGCGATGGCACCTGCGGTGTCGCCACGGCGCTCCCGCACGTCTCCGAGCAGTCCGAGGTGGATGTGATCACCGGGCTCGATCTGGCTGAGGTGCGTGATCGCATCTTCTTCGCCAGAGAGATCCTTCATCGCCTCATACCACTCTGCGAGGCACTTCCAGCCCCAGACCATCGCTGGATCAGCCTCCAGCGCGGAGCGCATGCGGGCCACGGCGGCACTGCGGTCATGCTTGCGCCAGAGAATCCAGGCCTCACGGGCGATGATGTCTGCGGGCCGCTGCTGATCTGGGTGGGATTCAAGCACGGCGAAGGCCTCTTCAAAACGACCAGCCAGGGTCAAAACACGAGCTTTTTCATCATAAGCCCGTGTGGCATGCGGAGCGGCTGCGATGGCGCGATCCAGCGTGGCGAGTTGCGCAGGGAACTCGGAGGCCTGCGTCATCAAATCCGCCAGGGTGAGCCAGGAGCGGGCCTCATTCGGCCGTGAGCGTGTCAGCGCCTCCGCAGCCTCACGAGCGGCGTTTTTCTCGCCGACTTCGGCCCCCCATTCTTCGAGACGGCCCCAGGCCCATCCGTAGCCGGGCTCGTGCTCGACGGCTTTTTTCAGATGATCGACCGCGAGTCGTTTTTTGCCGAGATGCCAGGCCAGTTCAGCGACCCAGCCGTGATTACGCCCGTCTTGCGGAGAGTGGCGCACGGCTTGCTGCATGACATCGAGCGCTTCTTCGTAGCGTGCATCTTTTTTGAGTGCCTCGGCGAGGTTTCGCATGCCCCAGCCCCAGCCTGGATTGATCTCTCGCACACGCATAGCGGCCTCGATCTGGCGTTTGCGGTCTGGTAGGGCACCATAGCACTCTGCCAGCTCCATCCATGTGCGTGGCATGAGTGGAAAACGCTCACAAGTGGCCTGCATGAGCGTGATGGACTGCTCCACGCCGTCATGCTCACGAAGATGCTCTGCCAGTGTCACAGCAGTCTGCCATAAATCTGGACGCTGCTCATGCGCCAGCCGCAGGAAGCGCTCCATCTCATCTGGTTCCAGGTAATGACCCGCGAGGGAGGCGAATTCGAGCACGCCGCTGCCATTGGTGACCTGGCGTGTGATCTCACTCTGGATGTAGCGCAGCTCAGAAAGGCGCTCAGGCTGCGTTTTGCAGTGATGGAGCAGCGCATTCATCGGATCAGCACTATCCGCATCGAGTGCGATCGCGCGGCGGTAGGCCGCTTTGGCCTCTGGGAGCCGTTTTTCTGCCGCGAACACGCCTCCGAGCACATGGTAGTGCCACGGATTCATCGGATCGAGTGCGGCAGAGTGCTGCATGGCCTCATGTGCCTCCGTGAAGCGCTGGCGGTTTTTCATCGAGATGGCGACTTCCCGCCATGCTGAGCTGCTGCGTGGATCGATGCGCAGGAGTTCACGCGCAGCGGCCTCCATCGCCTCTGGGCTATCACCACGTACCCAATCACTCCAGGTGTCATGCAGTGGCCAGTGAAACGGGAAGCGCTCACATGCAGCACGCAGATGGGCCAGAGCCGCAGTGCGGCTTTCCAACTGCTCCAGCAGCCGCGCCACGGCACGGTGGGCATCGGCAGCCTGGGGCTCATGGAGGATGACTTGCTGCCAATCGGCCAGCTCACGGTGATGGTCGCCCTCTTGGCTGGCGAGCTGTGCATCGACACGGTGCCATGCGCCAGGTGCCGTGCGGGATTTCACCCGTGCCAGTGCCTCACGCGTACGTTCCAGCTTGCCAGTGCGCAGGAGCCAGTTCGCATGCTGGAGGGCGAGCTCCATGTCATCCGGGCGGCGCTGGATGGCGGCATCCATCACCGAGATGGCCTCCTCCGTGCGATTGATCATATCGAGAGCCTCCGCCAGCGAGTAGGCAGGCTGTGGTGAGAGATGCCCATCACGCTCGAAGCGGCCCCGCAGCAGCCGCAGCGCCTCCTCACTGCGCCGCACCCAGCGAGATGTCTTGAAGTAAGACATGGTGAAGGATTCATTCTTATCCTCCAAGCAGCTCGCGATGCGGTACAAATCGGAGGCCTCTTCCCAGCGGCGCACGTCCCAAAGCATGTTCGCAGAGGTGATCACCGCGTAGGCATCCAGCCGTGCGCGGTGGTAGCGGTGAATCCAGCGGCGGGCCTCATCCACATGCCGCGCCTCCCAGTGCAGCTCACGGCCCAGCATGCGCCAGAGCAGTGGGTGCGTCTCCTTATCCGCACAGGCGCGGCGCAGCTCCTCGGTGAAGACTTCACGACCACGCAGCTCTCGCAGCACATGCAGGCGGTCGATCTGCCAGTTGATCGTTTTCGGATGCATCTGGAGCAGGGCCTCCAGTCCCTCCAGGCGTGCATGCGTATTGTCATCGTAACGAGCCAGTGCCAGCTCCACATGCCAACGTAAGCGCTCCTGCGGATGATCTCGCCGCATCTGCTCGAGTAGTAGCAATGACGCCGCTCGGTCATGGCGTGTCAGCGCATCATCAAAAGCATGCTTGATGTCATAGAGAGCCTGTTCCGGCAGTTCCAGCCCATCAAAGCGGTGTGATTGCTCCACCGGCACCATGGCAAGTCCACGCGGACCAAAGGGAGCCTGCCCCGCCAGTGCCTCCAGCGCCAAGAACTCCGTCATGGTGCGCTCCGACGGATCGCGCACGAAGAGCACTTGGCGGTATTCATCGTAACCGATCACCGCCTGGGCATGGGCGCTATCGGAGTAAACCATGCTCAGAATGATCGGGATACCGCGGTCGATGAGCTGCTTGGCACTCTCCACCGTCACACTGAACTCGCGCACGGCCCAGCCATGCTTCTCCGCCCATGTTCGCTCCTGATAATGCGGGGTGCCGTCATAACAAATCTCATCCGCTAACTCGATATGACCCACTTCTTTGCCCAGAAAGCGTGCTACTGCGCTCACCGTCGCCGGGGCACACGTGAGGTGATGCTGCGCCACAAAACCGACTGGCAGGACGCGGCGGGTAAGCTGCTGGCCCTGTGTTTTTTCCAAGTACTCAGCCACTTTCGCATAGAAGCTGTCTGGCTTTGCCGCCAGCCGCGCCTGCCGTAGCGCCTCCGCGTGGTCGCCCATCGCACTGGCGAGATCACAGCGTCTCCCAGCCTGCCAGCGCTGCATATCCTCCTCCATCAGTGGCAGCAGCTCCTCATGACGGTTCAGCGTGGCGAGTGCCTCCTCGTGCATGCCGAGCTCGATCTGGAGATTGGCTAATTTTCGCAGCAAGGAGGGGCATTGCGTGCGTGCGCAGCCAGCTCGCAGTTTTTCCAGAGCCTCCGGCTCACGCCCCATCGCCAGCAGCAGATCAAACTGCGAGTGGAGAGAGGAAATATGCGTGGAGCGGATGCTCAGAGCCTTTTCCGCCGCCGCGAGGGCCTCCTCACGCCGATCCTGCAGCTCCAAAATGTCCGCTTTCACAGACCAACCCCAAGTGGACTCTGGGTGGGCCACGATCAGCCCATCCACGAGCTTTTCCGCACGCTCAAAGTCACGCAGCTTCGCTAAAAGATAAGCCTGCACACCGGGATGATCACGGTGCTCCGCTACCTCCTCCTCTGGCATCGGTGGGTGCTTCTCCAACCACTGCCAGGCCAAGAAAGCGCCGCGCATGTCCAGCAGCTCCCACACCATGTCCTCACGCACCACATGGCGAGTCCTGCGATCATGCCAAAGGCGGAACCACATCTTCCGCCCACGCTTTTCACCGCCCATGGATTCGATCATGCGTGCACCCACGGCACGGTGCTTTGCCTGGCTCCACTCCTCGGGTCGCGCATACGGCTCCAGCAGCTTCCACGCATCTAGGAACAACGCCTGCTTGCGCAGCTCGCTCACCTTTTTGATCACTTCATCATCCGGCTCCATCATCGCTGTGGTGCTAACAAAAAGGCTCTCTTCTGGCAAGCCCAGAAACTCACTGCATCAGCCCCAGTGACTTCAGAAAGACATCCGTCTTCCGCAGTGTGTCATCGAGCAGGATGGCATCTCGCATGAGGTAGCCGTGAGCACCGCCCTCATTCACATCGAGCTCGCTGCGGTTTCCGGCTTTGAGCATGGCCTCGTGAAAGGTCTTGGCACCAGCAAAGGGCGTCACCGTATCTCCCGTGCCATGAAACGTAAGCGTGGGCGGCAATCCGGCATGGACATGATGCGCTGGCGAAAGCTCCTGCCAACGCGGGCCGATTTTTGCCTGCCCGTAGCCGTCTTTCGAGGTATCGATCACCGGAAAGAGCAACACCAGCGCATTGGGCGATGCGGAAACCGTGAGATCTTCCCCATCCTCGTTCACCTGATCAAAAAGCGCTGTCGAAGCGGCCAAATGACCTCCGGCGGAACCGCCACTGACGATGATTTTCTGCGGATCGATGCCCAACTCAGCCGCGTGACTGCGCAGATAGCGCACAGCGGAGCGGGCATCCTTCACACAATCAAAAACACTCACGCCAGTCTTCACACTGTGGAGCCGGTAGGACATGCTGATACCCACCAGCCCCTTTTCCGCGAAATGCGCAGCAAAGGGGTACATGCGTGGCGGTGCTCCACCCGTCCAGCCACCACCGTGAATGACCAGGAAGCATGAGCGCCGATCACTCGCCTGAAAGCCCTGTGGCTCGAAAATATGCATTTTGAGCTCCAAATCGCCCACTTTCTTGTACACGATGGTTTTGGCGGGTTGGAGCTTCGCCGCGCGAGCATCTGTGGCGTCTGGCACTTTGGCCGCAGCGGGGTTTTGAGCCTGCAACGAGCAAACTCCGACAATAAGGAAGCAAATCAGCTTTTTCATGAGGCCCAGGAAAACGATGCCCCCGGTGCCTGGCTTGCGCTTTTCGGTCATCCTCCGCCTCTGAAGCTGGTTTCTTTTTCCCCGAGCTTCGTGTATGCGCAGCTCACCTGTATGAAGTTAAGCTCACGCCAGCATACGATCGACTTCCCCCGCCGCCCGATGGTGATGGGGATCGTGAACATCAATGATGACTCCTTTTGTGGCGATGGGACGCTAGATCCCACGCTGGCTCTGGCGCAGGCCGCGCAGATGCTGCGAGATGGCGCTGACATCATCGACATCGGTGCCGAGAGTGCTCGGACGAATCGGGAGGCGATCAGCGTGAGCGAAGAAATCGACCGATTGATGCCCTTTTTGGCAAAATGGCCGGAGCTGAAGGCGCACCACAATTCCCCGCTGCTCTCCATCAATACCTGGCGCTCCGATGTGATCGCCGCAGTGCTGCCAGAGGGCGGCGACATCATCAACGACATCAGCGGCCTGCCAGATGCCTTCAACGCCAAGCTCTGCGCCGATCACGGTGCCGCACTACTCATCATGCACAGCATCGGGCAGCCAAAGGTGCCCCACACGCATGTGCGCTACGAGAGAATCATGGATGCGCTGGAGCATTTTTTCGAGCAACGGCTCGTCATGGCCGAAAGCGTGGGTTTGCCGCGAGAAAACGTGATTTTGGACCCAGGGATCGACTTTGCGAAGCAGCGGGATGATAACCTGACGATCTACCGCGAGCTGGAGCGGCTGCACCGCTTCGGCAGGCCCATTTTATTGCCCGTCTCACGCAAGACGGTGATCGGGGATGTACTCGGCCTGCCTGCCAATGAACGAGATGCGGGCACGGTGGCCTGCATCGCGGCAGGAATGAGCCGTGGGGCGCAGATTTTCCGCGTACACCATGTCCAGGCCGCTGTGCAGTCCGTGAAGATGCTCTGGGCCGTGCAGAATGCCGCGTGATGAGAGGCTGCTTGTCATGAGCGCATCCTCGCGCATCATCACAGGCCCATGCGCTACTTTTCCACTCGCGGCCAGACGCCGCTGCACACCTTTTCTGAAGCCGTCGAGGCCGGTCTCGCGCCGGATGGCGGCCTGTTTTTGCCAGAATCCCTGCCATCCATCGCGGAGAAGCTGCCGCAGTGGTCCACGCTGACGTATCCGCAGCTCGCGGCGGAGTTTTTCACGCTCTTCGCACCGGAGATCCCGCTCGCAGAGTGGCATACACTCACGGCGGAGGCCTACCGCCGCTTTGAATCGCCCGATGTCGCACCGCTGAGGAAGATCACGGATAAAACCTACATCCTAGAGCTCTTCCACGGCCCTACGCTGGCCTTCAAAGACTTCGCGCTGCAACTACTGGGCCTCCTTTATAAACGGCAGACGAAACTCAGTGGGAAGAAGCTCTGCGTGCTCGGTGCGACCTCCGGCGACACGGGCAGTGCGGCCATCCACGGCTGCATGGGCCAGGATGGTATCCAGATTTTCATTTTGTATCCCAATGGCCGCGTCTCGCCGCTGCAGGAGCGCCAGATGGCCTGCACCGGTGCGAGCAATGTCTTTGCCATCCCGGTGCCCGGCACCTTCGATGATGCGCAGCGTGTGGTGAAAGACTGCTTCGGCGACAAAGAGTTCACCACGGCGGTGAATCTCTCCGCCGTGAACTCCATCAACATCGCCCGCATCTTAGCGCAGTGCGTGTACTACATCTGGGCCGTGCTGCGACTGCCAGAGAAAGACCGCGCGACGTGTGAGTTCGTCGTTCCCACGGGGAATTTCGGCAACGTGCTGGCTGGCTGGCTGGCGCAGCGCATGGGCCTGCCCTGCGGCACTTTCCGCGTGGCGACGAACCAAAATGACATCCTCCACCGCTTCTTCACCTCGGGTGAGTATCGCCAGGGCGAGGTGCATCCGAGTCATGCGCCCAGCATGGACATCCAGGCCGCATCGAACTTTGAGCGCTTCCTCTACTTCGTGCTCGGGGAGGACAGCGCACGCGTGCGTGATGTGATGGCGCGGATCAAAGCCGGTGAGGACATCCACATCGACCTGCCGCCCACCACCTTCCGCGCTAGCCGCATGGATGATGCACGCATCGTCCGCGCTACGGCTCAGATGTGGCAGGATTGGCAGTATGTGCTCGATCCACACACCGCCTGCGGCTTCACCGATGTGGCGACAGATCGTGTCAGCATCGTGCTCAGCACGGCCAGCCCCGCAAAATTCCCAGATGTGGTGCAAAGCGCCACCGGCCATGAGCCGACGCATCCCGCTCTGGAGTCTCTCAAAGCCCGCGAAATGCACCGCTGGCCGCTGGAGGCCACGACGGAGGCCGTGAAGGCCTTCATCCGCGAAAAAGCTGCCGTATCATGAAAATCCTCGCCGCGCTCCTCTTGCTGCCTGTGGCCGCTTTGGCCGAAATCCATCACGCACAGGGCGAAATGGCCGGTGAGGTCACGGCGAACTCCGTTTTTCTCCAAAGTCGGCTCACGGCGACTCCGGGGCCAGTTTTGGATGAAAGCGGCGATGTGCCAGGACAGGAAGGCGAGGCCTATTTTGAGTGGAGTGAGGCCGCTGATTTCTCCAAACCGACACGTAGCAAATGGAGTGAGGCAAAGGCGGAATACGATTTCATCATCCGCACCAGCGCCAGCAATCTGAAACCGGGCACGCTTTATCACTACCGGCTCGTTTTTGGCGAAACCCGCGAAAGTGCCAAACCCGGCCCGACACGCAGCTTCAAGACTCTGAGCGAAAGTGGCGACGTGAGCTTCTGCATGGGCAGTTGCATGAATTACCACGCCTTCATGCATGGTAAGTCCAACGGCGGCGGCCCCGTCACAGCCACCGAAGAGGACAAACTGCTCGGCTATCCCTCCTTCGCCGCCATGGCCGCGCTGAGGCCGGATTTCTTCATCGGCACGGGTGACATCGTTTATTACGATCATCCCGCGAAACCCGCCGCACAGACACTGCCGGAGCTGCGTCGCAAATGGCATGAGCAGGCCCGCTTTCCGCGATTGATCGATTTCTTCGCACACACTCCCGCTTATTGGTCCAAAGACGATCACGACTTCCGCTTCAATGATGCCGATCTGCGAGCCGGTAAGCTGCCAGAGCCGGCCACGGGCATCGAAATCTTCCGCGAGCAGATGCCCATGTTCGCGATTTGGGATCGCAGCACGCCCACCTATCGCACCCACCGCGTGCACCGGCATTTGCAGCTCTGGTTTGTCGAAGGCCGCGACTACCGCTCGCCGAACAAAATGCCCGATGGCCCCGAAAAGTCGATCTGGGGCCGTGAGCAGCGCGAGTGGCTGCAAAACACGCTCCAGGCCAGTGAGGCCACCTGGAAGGTCATCATCACCCCGACGCCGATGGTCGGCCCGGATCGCAACAGCAAGACAGACAACCACACCAACCTCGCCGGCTTCAAACATGAGGCCGACAGCTTCTTTGCCTGGCTGCGTGAGAAGAGCGTGCAAAACGTGCTCACCTTCTGCGGCGACCGCCATTGGCAGTATCACAGCATCCATCCGCTCGGTGTGGAGGAATTCTCCGTCGGTGCGCTGAATGATGAAAATGCCATTCGGGGTGAAAAGCCCGGCGGCCCCAAGACGACCGACCCCGAGGGCAAAATCAAGCAACCCTACATCTACAAAGAGCCCACCGGAGGCTTTTTGCGGGTGATGATCGATGATGCGGCCAAGCTGGTGCTCGAGCACCGCGACGATCACGGCACCGTGCTCAATACCGTGACGAAGCAGGCCGCTACACGCTGAATTTCGCCGCGCATTCCGCGCAGCGCTCCTGCACAGCGGTGGTGATGCGCTTGAGCACATCATGCGTGATGCCAGAGGCCTTCATCTCACGCTGAATCTGCACAGCGGCATCTGGGATGATCTGCGCCATTTCGAGAATGCGGCTACGCAGCGCCGCTTCGTCGCAGCGCAGCTCGCTGGCGGCCTTTTTCCACTCACGGGGGCCGATTTGACGCACTTTGTACTGATTTCCGACCCGCATCGCCAGTGTGGCATGCCTCGGGTAAACCTGCTGCGGATAGGGCAGCGAGCTAGCCACATCATACAGCGGAGCGAGGCGCACCTGACCGCCGGGAGCGATGAGAAAAGAGTAGTTCTTCGCATGCGCATCCGTCCCGGCGATGAGCCAGTTCAGGATCAGCGCATCGAGAAAGCGCTGAGCATCGACATCCCGCGCACGCGAGTGCAGGCGGATCATCTCCATGATCTCCACGGCGGAAGGTCCGCCCTGGTTTTGATATTTCATGTGCGGCAGGCGACCCAGAGCCTGGCACATGTCCTCCTGGTGGATGCGCTGCACGCGTGCGCCACTGCGCACACGGTCATAGCGCTCCACCACGATCACAGGCACATCCCCGAAATGCTGGATCACCGATGACGCGGCAGAAAGCCCCAGCGTGCGGGCCAGCGTCATGCAGAAGTGCTCATTCTCGGCGTAGCCATCGAAGTCGCCCGTTGATGGCTTGAAGATATGCGTGGTCGGGATGCTGCCGGAAGGCACGCCCCAGCGCCCCCCTTTTGGAT is from Verrucomicrobiaceae bacterium and encodes:
- a CDS encoding type II toxin-antitoxin system HipA family toxin — translated: MIEELHALAGGRRMGTVQWDRRRDHYSFCYEDAWRTGGGDAFPLSLSMPFAATDHRHEVVEAFLWGLLPDNEGVLKRWGERFHVSPRNPFRLLMNVGEECAGAVQLVQADKVDAWLAAPLSGKVKWLTAAEIGERMQLLLKDHSATRINNDQGHFSLAGAQPKTALHYDPKGGRWGVPSGSIPTTHIFKPSTGDFDGYAENEHFCMTLARTLGLSAASSVIQHFGDVPVIVVERYDRVRSGARVQRIHQEDMCQALGRLPHMKYQNQGGPSAVEIMEMIRLHSRARDVDAQRFLDALILNWLIAGTDAHAKNYSFLIAPGGQVRLAPLYDVASSLPYPQQVYPRHATLAMRVGNQYKVRQIGPREWKKAASELRCDEAALRSRILEMAQIIPDAAVQIQREMKASGITHDVLKRITTAVQERCAECAAKFSV